One segment of Nostoc flagelliforme CCNUN1 DNA contains the following:
- a CDS encoding cytochrome P450 — translation MDKIANLNQKVINSGKTQKSGAARAFKFNPFDSEFRADPYPTYHRIRFEEPVHRNFLGSWVLTRYADVQAVLRDPRFRSDNLPQRLKNKNPYLKDQHKDLNALAGFSSKWLLYLEPPDHTRLRSLVGKAFSPSVVERMRPQIQEVVDELIGKVQQRGSMDIISELARPLPMRVISKMLGIPQEIQSQVYQWANDLSTIFDPLNSLESFAHMNQVILKFSESLSELIAQREKKPQQDLISSLIAARNEADKLSNNEILSLCMLLFATGEETTVNLIGNGMLALLRHPDQMEKLKREPTIIQSAVEELLRYDSPIQGISRIAIENVEIGGKKITAGEQVIVYLGAANRDPAEFSEPDQLELTRSDNRHLAFADGLHYCLGAALARVEGQIAINSLLQRLPDLKLHIDTLEWRKNISLRGLLALPVTFTPD, via the coding sequence ATGGACAAGATTGCTAATCTAAACCAAAAGGTTATTAACTCTGGAAAGACTCAAAAATCAGGGGCAGCAAGAGCGTTCAAATTCAATCCTTTTGATAGCGAGTTTCGCGCTGACCCCTACCCAACCTACCACCGCATCCGCTTTGAGGAACCTGTACACCGGAACTTTCTTGGTTCTTGGGTACTTACCCGCTACGCCGATGTACAAGCAGTTCTGCGCGATCCTCGTTTTCGCAGCGATAACCTACCCCAACGGCTCAAAAATAAGAACCCTTACCTTAAAGACCAACACAAGGATCTCAATGCACTGGCGGGGTTCAGCAGTAAATGGTTATTGTACCTAGAGCCGCCAGACCATACCAGGTTGCGTTCTTTGGTTGGCAAAGCCTTTTCTCCTAGTGTGGTGGAGCGCATGCGTCCCCAGATCCAGGAGGTTGTAGATGAGTTAATCGGCAAGGTTCAGCAAAGGGGGAGCATGGACATCATTTCCGAGCTTGCCCGCCCTCTGCCCATGCGCGTGATATCCAAAATGCTAGGAATCCCACAAGAGATACAAAGCCAAGTCTATCAGTGGGCAAATGACCTCTCTACTATATTTGACCCGTTAAATTCTCTGGAGAGTTTTGCTCACATGAATCAAGTTATACTGAAGTTTTCCGAGTCTCTAAGTGAATTGATTGCACAACGGGAAAAGAAACCACAACAAGACTTGATTAGCTCTCTAATTGCAGCAAGAAATGAAGCTGATAAACTAAGTAATAACGAAATTTTGTCACTCTGTATGCTGCTGTTTGCTACAGGTGAAGAAACCACTGTCAATCTCATTGGTAATGGGATGTTAGCTCTGCTGCGTCATCCAGACCAAATGGAAAAGCTCAAACGCGAACCGACAATTATCCAAAGTGCTGTAGAAGAACTGCTGCGCTACGATAGCCCGATTCAAGGAATTTCACGGATAGCGATTGAAAATGTTGAAATCGGCGGCAAGAAAATTACCGCAGGCGAGCAGGTTATTGTCTACCTAGGAGCCGCCAACCGAGACCCCGCCGAATTCTCCGAACCCGATCAACTCGAACTCACCCGAAGTGACAACCGCCACCTCGCCTTTGCAGATGGTCTTCACTATTGTTTGGGCGCTGCACTAGCACGGGTCGAAGGTCAGATCGCGATAAACAGCCTTCTTCAACGATTACCCGATCTGAAGCTGCACATAGATACTCTGGAGTGGCGAAAGAACATTAGCTTAAGAGGTTTGTTGGCTCTTCCGGTGACCTTCACACCAGATTGA